Proteins encoded within one genomic window of Lactococcus garvieae:
- a CDS encoding pyridoxamine kinase, which yields MTKNIVAVHDISCVGRCSLTVALPIISAYGIECRLLPTALLSTHTGGFTNFTYLDLTDEMRKIINAWQELDLQMDGIYSGFMASAEQIDVLKELIALYKDADNLSIIDPVMADHGELYSVFDMNFVEKMGELLPYADVLIPNITEACLLTDTPYQEGVQSEDFIHMLIEKLQARGAKNVVLTGVMLDEKYIGAAAARNTGQIDYVLAEKLPGAYHGTGDIFGSVLSAELTSGKTLTAATREAVDFVVKSIKNTPKSADKRYGVEFEQTLKSKRNQEK from the coding sequence TTGACTAAAAACATTGTTGCTGTACATGACATTTCTTGTGTTGGTCGCTGTTCACTCACAGTGGCGCTTCCTATTATCAGTGCTTATGGAATTGAGTGCCGCCTTCTACCAACTGCGCTTTTGTCAACACATACAGGTGGCTTTACTAACTTTACTTATCTTGACCTGACAGATGAGATGCGTAAAATTATTAACGCATGGCAAGAGTTAGACCTACAGATGGATGGAATTTACAGTGGTTTCATGGCTTCAGCTGAGCAGATTGATGTGCTGAAAGAGTTGATTGCTCTATACAAAGATGCGGACAACCTTTCCATTATTGATCCTGTTATGGCAGATCATGGTGAGCTTTATAGTGTTTTTGATATGAATTTTGTAGAAAAGATGGGAGAGCTCCTGCCTTATGCAGATGTTCTCATCCCTAATATTACAGAAGCCTGCCTCCTCACCGACACACCTTATCAAGAGGGTGTGCAGTCTGAGGATTTTATCCACATGCTTATTGAAAAGTTACAAGCACGTGGCGCCAAAAATGTTGTTTTGACTGGTGTCATGCTAGATGAAAAATATATTGGAGCTGCCGCAGCTAGAAATACAGGCCAAATTGACTATGTTTTAGCAGAAAAGTTGCCGGGAGCTTATCACGGGACAGGTGATATATTTGGCTCGGTTTTATCGGCTGAGTTAACAAGTGGCAAGACTTTAACAGCGGCCACACGTGAGGCTGTAGACTTTGTAGTGAAGTCAATTAAAAATACTCCTAAGTCTGCTGATAAACGTTATGGTGTGGAGTTTGAGCAGACTCTGAAAAGCAAGAGGAATCAAGAAAAATGA
- a CDS encoding ECF transporter S component: MKYSTKKLTLLALLAALTFVLGYFTKIPIPGGYFTLLDAGIFTTAMLLGKREGLIVGALAGFLNDFIAGYAAYMFFTLVIHGLQGYLGVVTKNKWMNYFLATFVMVAGYFIADMFIVGSLGVALPDMVINAVQTSAGFAIALLLSEILKKSGALHGFNTN, translated from the coding sequence ATGAAGTATTCTACAAAAAAACTGACACTGCTTGCTCTCCTAGCTGCCTTGACTTTTGTGTTAGGTTACTTTACAAAAATACCAATTCCCGGGGGTTATTTTACCTTGCTAGATGCTGGCATCTTCACGACTGCCATGTTACTGGGAAAGCGGGAAGGCTTGATTGTGGGAGCATTGGCAGGCTTTCTCAATGACTTCATCGCGGGCTATGCGGCTTATATGTTTTTTACATTAGTCATTCATGGCTTACAAGGCTATTTGGGCGTTGTTACCAAGAACAAATGGATGAATTATTTCCTCGCTACTTTTGTTATGGTTGCTGGCTACTTTATAGCTGACATGTTTATTGTGGGCAGTTTGGGTGTAGCACTACCTGACATGGTTATCAATGCTGTACAAACAAGTGCAGGTTTTGCTATTGCTTTGCTCCTCTCAGAAATACTTAAGAAATCAGGTGCCCTTCATGGATTTAACACAAATTAA
- a CDS encoding TIGR01440 family protein: MDLTQIKEDTKIIIEDVIEKTGVQAGQIFVLGLSSSEVNGGIIGKNSSAEIGEVIVTTIYEAINKRGVYLAVQACEHLNRALLIEQELADKIDLEVVSVIPQLHAGGSGQVAAYKLFKKPVEVEHIIAHAGLDIGDTAIGMHVKHVQIPIRPVLKELGGAHVTALKSRPKLIGGVRAAY; this comes from the coding sequence ATGGATTTAACACAAATTAAAGAAGATACAAAAATTATTATTGAAGATGTTATTGAAAAAACAGGCGTCCAGGCTGGACAGATCTTTGTACTAGGATTATCAAGTTCAGAAGTCAATGGAGGAATAATCGGTAAAAACTCATCAGCCGAAATAGGTGAAGTGATTGTCACAACGATCTATGAAGCTATAAATAAACGTGGGGTTTATCTTGCGGTCCAGGCTTGTGAGCATCTTAACCGAGCGCTTTTAATTGAGCAAGAATTGGCAGATAAAATAGACTTAGAAGTTGTATCCGTTATCCCACAACTCCATGCTGGAGGGAGTGGACAAGTTGCAGCATATAAATTGTTTAAAAAACCAGTAGAAGTTGAACATATCATAGCTCATGCTGGTTTAGACATTGGTGATACAGCTATCGGAATGCATGTTAAGCATGTGCAGATACCTATCCGTCCTGTTTTGAAAGAACTTGGAGGAGCGCACGTTACCGCACTTAAATCTCGTCCTAAACTTATTGGTGGAGTACGCGCAGCTTATTAG
- a CDS encoding CTP synthase — translation MATKYIFVTGGGTSSMGKGIVAASLGRLLKNRGLKVTVQKFDPYLNIDPGTMSPYQHGEVFVTDDGAETDLDLGHYERFIDINLNKYSNVTSGKVYSEILRKERKGEYLGATVQMVPHVTDTLKEKIKRAATMTDADVIITEVGGTVGDMESLPFIEALRQMKAEVGSDNVMYIHTVPILHLRAAGELKTKIAQNATKTLREYGIQANMLVLRTEVPITREMRDKVAMYCDVDPEAVIQSLDVEHLYQIPLNLQEQNMDQIVCDHLKLDAPAADMTEWAEMVDHVMNLKKKVKIALVGKYVELPDAYISVTEALKHAGYPADSDIDLDWVNANDLNDSNAAARLKDAHGIIVPGGFGERGSEGKISAIRFARENDVPMLGICLGMQMTCVEFARNVLGMEGAHSYELNPETPYPIIDIMRDQVDVEDMGGTLRLGLYPSKLKANTKTRAAYGDVDVVQRRHRHRYEFNNKYREQFEAAGFTFSGVSPDNRLVEIVELTDKKFFVACQYHPELQSRPNRPEELYQAFVKAAVDNM, via the coding sequence TTGGCAACTAAGTATATTTTCGTCACAGGTGGTGGTACTTCATCAATGGGTAAAGGTATTGTTGCAGCGTCTTTGGGACGTTTGCTCAAAAACCGTGGCCTTAAAGTTACCGTACAAAAATTTGATCCATATCTTAATATTGATCCAGGGACAATGAGTCCTTACCAACATGGTGAAGTTTTTGTAACTGACGATGGTGCAGAGACTGACCTTGACCTTGGTCACTATGAGCGCTTCATTGACATCAACCTCAATAAGTACTCAAACGTAACATCAGGTAAAGTTTATTCTGAAATTTTACGTAAAGAGCGTAAAGGTGAATATCTGGGAGCGACTGTTCAAATGGTGCCACACGTGACAGACACTCTCAAAGAAAAAATCAAACGTGCAGCAACAATGACTGATGCAGATGTCATTATTACGGAAGTTGGTGGAACAGTTGGTGATATGGAGTCTTTACCCTTCATTGAAGCTTTGCGCCAAATGAAAGCAGAAGTGGGTTCAGATAATGTAATGTACATCCATACTGTGCCAATCCTTCACTTGCGTGCAGCTGGTGAGTTGAAAACTAAAATTGCACAAAATGCGACTAAAACCTTGCGTGAGTATGGTATCCAAGCCAACATGTTGGTCCTTCGTACAGAAGTTCCAATCACTCGCGAAATGCGTGATAAAGTCGCAATGTATTGTGATGTAGATCCTGAAGCAGTTATTCAATCTCTTGACGTCGAGCATCTCTATCAAATTCCGTTAAACTTGCAAGAGCAAAACATGGACCAAATCGTGTGTGATCATTTGAAGCTTGATGCACCAGCCGCAGATATGACTGAGTGGGCAGAAATGGTTGACCATGTAATGAACCTTAAGAAAAAAGTAAAAATTGCTTTGGTTGGTAAATATGTAGAATTGCCAGATGCTTATATTTCAGTAACAGAGGCGCTCAAACACGCTGGCTATCCGGCGGATAGCGATATTGACCTTGATTGGGTCAATGCTAATGATTTGAACGACAGCAATGCTGCAGCTCGCCTCAAAGATGCACACGGGATTATTGTGCCCGGTGGATTTGGTGAACGTGGTTCAGAAGGTAAAATCTCTGCAATTCGTTTTGCCCGTGAAAATGACGTACCAATGCTAGGTATCTGTTTGGGTATGCAAATGACTTGTGTGGAGTTTGCTCGTAACGTTCTTGGTATGGAAGGTGCTCATTCTTACGAATTGAACCCTGAAACACCTTATCCAATTATTGATATTATGCGTGATCAGGTAGATGTTGAAGATATGGGTGGTACTTTACGTTTGGGACTCTATCCATCAAAATTAAAAGCCAACACTAAAACACGTGCTGCTTATGGAGATGTGGATGTTGTGCAACGTCGTCACCGTCACCGTTATGAATTTAACAACAAATACCGTGAACAATTTGAAGCTGCTGGCTTCACATTCTCTGGCGTTTCACCTGATAACCGCTTGGTTGAGATTGTTGAATTAACAGATAAGAAATTCTTTGTTGCTTGCCAATATCACCCAGAATTACAATCACGTCCAAACCGTCCAGAAGAACTTTATCAAGCATTTGTTAAAGCTGCTGTGGATAATATGTAA
- a CDS encoding sugar O-acetyltransferase → MSEYQRMISGQLYRAQKIEKNYDPLPGRALAQKINQVSLLDQDQIIALEKKLFGSTGESIYVNPPLQVDYGFNTHIGENFYANIDCIFLDVAPITIGDDVLFGPRVSLITPMHPIDAGVRLRGLEYAKPITIGNRVWLGAGVIVNPGVSIGDNTIVGSGAVVTKDLPANVIAVGNPARVLRKITEEDKKYWEEQENNYH, encoded by the coding sequence ATGTCAGAATACCAACGTATGATTTCGGGTCAACTCTATAGGGCGCAGAAGATTGAAAAAAATTACGATCCGCTACCAGGTAGAGCACTTGCTCAAAAAATAAATCAAGTCAGTTTGCTGGATCAGGACCAAATTATTGCTTTAGAAAAAAAACTCTTTGGCAGTACAGGAGAATCTATTTATGTTAATCCCCCTCTTCAGGTAGATTATGGCTTTAATACGCATATCGGAGAAAACTTTTATGCCAATATCGACTGTATCTTTCTCGATGTTGCTCCGATTACTATTGGTGATGATGTATTGTTTGGCCCTCGTGTCAGTTTGATTACGCCGATGCATCCAATTGATGCGGGAGTCCGGCTCAGAGGACTCGAATATGCAAAGCCGATTACTATTGGGAACCGAGTCTGGCTAGGGGCTGGTGTCATTGTTAATCCAGGAGTATCCATTGGCGACAATACAATTGTGGGTTCAGGAGCAGTAGTAACAAAAGATTTACCTGCTAACGTTATTGCAGTGGGTAATCCCGCGCGCGTGCTCAGGAAAATTACAGAAGAAGACAAAAAGTATTGGGAAGAGCAAGAAAATAATTATCACTAA
- a CDS encoding DUF2929 family protein, with protein sequence MKVLVTLFWSAVIGEVVGYIMTALAGVTDRPFSTLVVSLVFGLFVLLISEIGVVQPKK encoded by the coding sequence ATGAAAGTACTTGTAACTCTTTTCTGGTCAGCAGTTATTGGTGAAGTTGTAGGTTATATCATGACCGCACTCGCTGGAGTAACTGACAGACCTTTTAGCACTTTGGTAGTCTCACTTGTATTCGGACTTTTCGTTTTACTTATTAGTGAAATTGGAGTCGTCCAACCAAAGAAATAA
- a CDS encoding DNA polymerase III subunit alpha, with the protein MFAQLNTKTEYSFLDSVVRVKDYLQVAEKMGYKQLGICDVGNLHGAYHFAIEAQKRKIQPIIGIELVFDLDNVPISFGFIAKNTQGYKNLLKISSSHNYGRRRFSDIEMFLDNVALVVPESYANLSALSQINAELYAGISMYTTSQTQINLPVLPFQSVRYLTLSDNESLEILHAIRDIIPYDQSLTLSNDQLLQRPEIYEKVYAKNYPQAVTNLEQLVEKISYDFSEKLGLPKFDNSRNAAELLRETAEAHLPEGEKYRERLNHELSVIHQMGFDDYFLIVADLLRYASENNIYCGMGRGSAAGSLVAYVLGITHVDPVANNLFFERFLNPERVAMPDIDIDMPDNKRSELLAYMKRRYGSDHVAQIVTFSTLGKRQALRDVGKAFGMNEAELSNLTRMLARRFGSLRDEYEENPKFKAEILRDARLKKIYEIACRIEGMPRQTSTHASGLVLSQESLVNYVPLKPSDDLALTQYEAPDVEAIGLLKIDFLGLRNLTIIERLRELVQKRKEIDIDPLKIDLEDEATLELFRAGNTMGIFQFENPQMRRFLRNLAPTKFEDIVDATSIFRPGPSQFIPEFVARRHGHEKVEVIDETLTEILSPTYGIMIYQEQIMQVAQRFAGFSLGKADLLRRAISKKKGKEFEELQAEFLAGSLQMGHTEEKALEIYRLIERFANYGFNRSHAYAYAALAFQIAFFKANYPDEFYEVQLRDRKREIMIQDALDNGFQMEQPLLNRMPYHDRVENKKIALGLANIRTIPRDMAFWIVENRPFSGLAELVKALPANFQKNDYLLPLIQIGAFDDQDKNRGKLAKNLQSLIEYTQIIQLDLFGTTALKFSYQDEEDYLQSEKYEFEKSFLGVGITPHPLQTLALKLEGNFTPFADLQKNKRATLLVELLSIRTHRTKNGETMAFLSGTDSRENFDITLFPENYRRYMSDLEKGKYYLISGKVSERNDELQLLADRVIEVEDTQRKLWLNMSDSSHNVRISRILREFPGGIQVILHFTDTKKTTQTQVYVEESELLLNKLEAYVLNAVYK; encoded by the coding sequence ATGTTTGCCCAATTAAATACTAAAACGGAGTATAGCTTTCTCGACAGCGTAGTCCGAGTAAAGGATTATCTGCAAGTGGCAGAAAAAATGGGCTATAAACAGCTTGGGATTTGTGATGTAGGAAATCTCCACGGGGCTTATCATTTTGCCATTGAGGCACAAAAAAGAAAGATCCAGCCTATTATTGGGATTGAGTTAGTTTTTGACTTAGATAATGTGCCTATTTCTTTTGGATTTATTGCTAAAAATACACAGGGTTATAAAAATCTTTTGAAGATTTCATCGAGCCATAACTATGGTCGGCGTCGTTTTTCAGACATCGAGATGTTCTTAGATAATGTGGCTTTAGTTGTTCCAGAATCTTATGCAAACCTGTCTGCGTTGTCCCAGATTAACGCGGAGCTCTATGCTGGTATTTCGATGTACACAACAAGTCAGACACAAATCAATCTGCCTGTCCTTCCCTTCCAATCCGTACGCTATTTGACATTGTCAGATAATGAAAGTTTGGAAATTCTGCACGCAATCCGTGACATTATACCTTATGACCAAAGTTTAACTCTGTCTAATGACCAACTCCTCCAACGGCCAGAAATTTACGAAAAAGTTTATGCTAAAAATTACCCGCAAGCAGTGACAAATCTCGAACAATTAGTGGAAAAGATCTCATATGATTTTAGTGAAAAATTGGGTTTGCCCAAATTTGATAACTCAAGAAATGCCGCGGAACTGCTCCGTGAAACTGCAGAAGCTCATCTACCTGAGGGTGAGAAATATCGGGAACGTCTGAATCACGAGCTTTCAGTCATCCATCAGATGGGATTTGATGATTATTTTTTAATTGTTGCTGATTTGCTCCGTTATGCTAGCGAGAATAATATTTATTGTGGAATGGGAAGAGGATCTGCAGCTGGGTCACTTGTTGCTTATGTATTGGGTATCACCCATGTTGATCCAGTAGCTAATAATCTTTTCTTTGAACGTTTCTTGAACCCGGAACGTGTGGCCATGCCCGATATCGATATTGATATGCCGGATAATAAACGTTCCGAACTTCTTGCTTATATGAAGCGTCGCTACGGTAGTGATCATGTAGCACAAATTGTAACTTTTTCAACCCTCGGAAAACGTCAAGCTTTACGTGATGTAGGCAAAGCTTTTGGAATGAATGAAGCTGAACTATCAAATCTCACGCGCATGTTGGCACGTCGTTTTGGTTCACTACGTGATGAATATGAAGAGAATCCCAAATTTAAGGCTGAAATATTACGTGATGCTAGGCTCAAAAAAATTTATGAGATAGCTTGCCGTATCGAAGGAATGCCGCGGCAGACTTCAACTCATGCTTCTGGATTAGTACTTAGCCAAGAATCTTTAGTTAATTATGTACCTTTGAAACCCTCCGATGACTTAGCTTTGACACAGTACGAAGCGCCGGATGTTGAAGCTATTGGCCTCTTAAAAATAGATTTCTTGGGCTTACGTAATCTTACAATCATTGAACGTTTACGTGAACTTGTCCAAAAACGAAAAGAAATTGATATTGATCCTTTGAAGATAGACTTGGAGGATGAAGCAACCTTGGAACTTTTTCGGGCAGGTAATACGATGGGGATTTTCCAGTTTGAAAATCCTCAGATGAGACGTTTTCTCCGTAATCTGGCGCCTACTAAGTTTGAGGATATCGTGGATGCGACTTCTATCTTTCGTCCCGGTCCCTCTCAGTTTATTCCAGAGTTTGTCGCAAGAAGGCACGGCCATGAGAAAGTTGAAGTCATTGATGAGACCTTGACGGAGATTTTATCCCCTACTTATGGCATTATGATTTATCAGGAACAAATTATGCAAGTAGCCCAGCGCTTTGCTGGATTTTCTTTAGGGAAAGCTGACTTATTACGACGGGCTATCTCTAAGAAAAAGGGGAAGGAGTTCGAAGAACTCCAAGCTGAATTTTTGGCTGGTAGTTTACAAATGGGACATACAGAAGAAAAAGCATTAGAAATATATCGCTTGATTGAGCGTTTTGCCAACTATGGCTTTAATAGATCACATGCTTATGCCTATGCTGCCTTAGCCTTTCAAATTGCTTTTTTTAAGGCGAATTATCCTGATGAATTCTATGAAGTCCAATTGCGCGATCGTAAAAGAGAGATTATGATTCAAGATGCTTTGGACAACGGATTTCAGATGGAGCAACCCCTGCTTAATCGTATGCCATATCATGATCGGGTTGAAAATAAAAAAATTGCTCTTGGACTCGCAAATATTAGGACAATTCCTAGAGATATGGCTTTTTGGATAGTCGAAAATAGACCTTTTTCAGGTTTAGCAGAGTTGGTTAAAGCTCTACCTGCAAATTTCCAAAAAAATGATTATTTATTGCCTCTTATACAGATTGGTGCTTTTGATGATCAAGATAAAAATAGAGGAAAGCTTGCGAAAAACTTACAAAGTTTGATTGAATATACACAAATCATTCAGCTAGATCTTTTTGGAACGACTGCCCTAAAATTTTCTTATCAAGATGAAGAAGACTATTTGCAGTCAGAAAAATATGAGTTTGAAAAGTCTTTCTTAGGTGTCGGCATCACACCACATCCTTTACAAACTCTAGCTCTTAAACTGGAAGGAAACTTTACACCATTCGCCGATTTGCAAAAAAATAAAAGAGCAACTCTTTTAGTGGAACTACTCTCGATCCGAACCCATCGGACAAAAAATGGCGAAACGATGGCTTTTCTGTCTGGAACAGACAGCAGAGAGAATTTTGATATCACTCTTTTCCCTGAAAACTATCGACGCTATATGTCTGACTTGGAAAAGGGAAAATATTATCTTATTTCTGGAAAAGTTTCGGAAAGAAATGATGAGTTGCAATTGTT